In Pedobacter heparinus DSM 2366, the following are encoded in one genomic region:
- a CDS encoding glycoside hydrolase family 31 protein has product MEELDKQNKEISDISTGEVVEEIVQHLNNPVSGPKPIVKKYLSTVEQVYTESNKFYFSDGDARVEIRVVSDEIIRVRLAPHGVFLDDFSYAVPVVDQKVTTFKMEEQEACYSVSTNTITCKVRKSDFHISFTDNQNQMVMSEDESPMHWEENIEFGGYYVYATKKCLPDENFYGLGDKSGNMNLRGRHFQNWNTDAYSFGWDQDPLYRTIPFYTGVHQGAAYGIFFDNTFRSYFDFGKEDSAKTSFWADGGELQYYYIHGPHLMDVVKRYQSLTGTHPMPPKWALGYHQCRWSYYPEQKVKEIADGFRSRNIPCDAIYLDIDYMDGYRCFTWNKNHFPDPKRMIKELANDGFKTVVMIDPGIKVDDNYWVFKEGKANNYFCRRSDDYFMEGHVWPGRCQFPDFTNPTVREWWGKLYKELVDIGVAGVWNDMNEPAVFGSGTFPNDVRHNYDGYRGSHRKAHNVYGMQMVRSTYDGLKKLMRNKRPFTITRAGYSGMQRYGCVWTGDNVATWEHLKIGNIQCQRMSISGVPFCGTDIGGFSGEPDGELFTRWIQLGTFSPFMRAHSAGDTAEREPWSFGEPYTSINRTYIELRYRLMPYLYSVFWEHHRYGFPILRPLVMLEQENSSNSYRQDEFTFGDKILVCPVLEQGAVSRMVYLPKGKWYNFWTHEVLNGESEHNIKAPLAQMPLFVRAGAVIPEYPVMQYVGEKNVDEVLLNVYYADYEVNSFLFEDHGDTFAYEQDIYSEKKFSVKGTEYQLTIEQSVDGLYTPNYEWYEYNIIGLPFNVNKITVDDKDVVDYQLDENSCLHFRSNKNFTSIKIYN; this is encoded by the coding sequence ATGGAAGAATTAGACAAACAAAACAAAGAAATAAGCGATATAAGTACCGGGGAAGTGGTTGAAGAAATTGTTCAGCATTTAAATAATCCTGTTTCGGGCCCGAAACCAATTGTAAAAAAATACCTGAGCACCGTAGAACAGGTATATACAGAAAGTAACAAGTTTTATTTTTCCGACGGTGACGCACGTGTAGAAATCAGGGTAGTTAGCGATGAGATCATCAGGGTAAGACTGGCACCACATGGTGTTTTTCTGGATGATTTTTCCTATGCAGTACCGGTGGTAGACCAAAAGGTGACTACATTTAAAATGGAGGAACAGGAAGCGTGTTATTCAGTTTCTACCAACACCATTACCTGTAAAGTTAGAAAAAGTGATTTTCACATTTCCTTTACCGACAATCAGAACCAGATGGTCATGAGCGAGGATGAATCGCCGATGCACTGGGAAGAAAATATTGAATTTGGCGGTTATTATGTATATGCGACCAAGAAGTGCCTTCCTGATGAGAATTTTTATGGACTGGGCGATAAATCGGGAAACATGAACCTGCGTGGGCGTCATTTCCAGAACTGGAACACTGATGCTTATTCTTTTGGCTGGGACCAGGATCCTTTGTACCGTACCATTCCTTTTTATACAGGTGTTCACCAGGGAGCGGCTTATGGAATATTTTTCGACAACACTTTCCGTTCTTATTTCGATTTTGGAAAAGAAGACAGCGCCAAGACCAGTTTCTGGGCCGATGGGGGTGAACTTCAGTATTATTACATACATGGCCCGCACTTGATGGATGTAGTAAAAAGATACCAGAGCCTGACAGGAACACATCCTATGCCGCCAAAATGGGCCTTAGGTTATCACCAATGCAGATGGAGTTATTATCCTGAGCAGAAAGTAAAAGAGATTGCAGATGGCTTCAGGTCAAGAAACATTCCATGTGATGCCATTTATCTCGACATAGATTATATGGACGGTTACCGTTGTTTTACCTGGAACAAAAACCATTTTCCAGACCCTAAAAGAATGATCAAAGAACTGGCAAATGATGGTTTCAAAACAGTTGTAATGATAGATCCGGGAATTAAGGTAGATGATAATTACTGGGTATTCAAAGAAGGGAAAGCCAATAACTATTTCTGTCGCAGAAGTGATGATTATTTTATGGAAGGCCATGTTTGGCCGGGCAGGTGCCAGTTTCCGGATTTTACCAATCCAACCGTTCGCGAATGGTGGGGTAAACTGTATAAAGAACTGGTTGATATAGGTGTTGCAGGAGTTTGGAACGACATGAACGAGCCTGCTGTATTTGGCTCTGGCACTTTTCCTAATGATGTCAGGCACAATTATGATGGGTATAGAGGGTCGCACCGCAAGGCTCATAATGTTTATGGCATGCAGATGGTGCGTTCTACTTACGACGGACTTAAAAAGTTAATGCGCAATAAACGCCCTTTTACCATTACCCGTGCCGGGTATTCGGGCATGCAGCGGTATGGCTGCGTGTGGACGGGCGATAATGTGGCTACATGGGAGCACCTTAAAATTGGTAATATTCAGTGTCAGCGCATGTCTATTTCGGGGGTGCCATTTTGCGGAACGGACATTGGTGGTTTTAGTGGTGAGCCAGATGGAGAATTGTTTACACGCTGGATACAGTTAGGTACCTTCTCGCCATTTATGCGGGCCCACTCTGCAGGAGATACAGCAGAACGTGAGCCATGGAGCTTTGGTGAGCCCTATACAAGTATTAACAGAACTTATATTGAGCTCAGGTACAGGTTAATGCCTTACCTGTACTCGGTTTTCTGGGAACACCATCGCTATGGTTTTCCTATACTACGGCCATTGGTTATGCTGGAGCAGGAAAATAGCAGCAACAGCTACCGCCAGGATGAATTTACTTTTGGCGATAAGATCCTGGTATGTCCGGTGTTGGAACAGGGGGCTGTATCGCGGATGGTATACCTGCCCAAGGGTAAATGGTATAATTTCTGGACCCACGAGGTTTTAAATGGTGAAAGCGAACATAACATTAAAGCACCTTTGGCACAAATGCCGCTATTTGTAAGGGCTGGTGCTGTAATACCCGAATATCCGGTAATGCAATATGTTGGTGAAAAGAATGTTGATGAAGTATTATTAAATGTATATTACGCAGATTATGAAGTAAATTCATTCCTTTTCGAAGATCATGGAGATACTTTTGCGTATGAGCAGGACATTTATTCAGAGAAAAAGTTTAGTGTTAAAGGTACGGAGTATCAGCTTACGATAGAACAAAGTGTTGATGGATTGTATACGCCAAATTATGAATGGTACGAGTACAACATCATTGGCTTGCCTTTTAATGTAAATAAGATTACCGTAGATGATAAAGATGTTGTTGACTATCAGTTGGATGAAAATA